The following coding sequences are from one Pigmentibacter sp. JX0631 window:
- the rplS gene encoding 50S ribosomal protein L19, with amino-acid sequence MKHPILKSFESMHMRAKALPSFKAGDTVCVWVKIQEGTEKDGTPKYRLQSFEGTVIRYRKGTTNSTFLVRKMSGGIGVERNFYVHSPLVDHVDVKVRGKVRRSRIYYIRKLRGKAARISSRYVSSEELKSFEQA; translated from the coding sequence ATGAAACATCCTATTTTAAAGTCATTTGAAAGCATGCATATGCGTGCTAAGGCGCTTCCAAGCTTCAAAGCTGGTGATACAGTTTGCGTTTGGGTAAAAATACAAGAAGGTACTGAGAAAGATGGTACTCCTAAATACCGTTTACAATCTTTTGAAGGTACAGTAATTCGTTATCGTAAAGGTACTACGAACTCTACATTTCTTGTAAGAAAAATGTCTGGTGGAATTGGAGTAGAGCGTAATTTCTATGTTCATTCTCCTTTAGTTGACCATGTAGACGTTAAAGTACGCGGAAAAGTTCGTCGTTCTAGAATTTACTACATCCGTAAACTTCGTGGTAAAGCAGCGCGTATTTCAAGCCGTTATGTTTCAAGTGAAGAACTAAAGTCATTTGAACAAGCTTAA
- a CDS encoding SDR family oxidoreductase, translating to MFIQNLLENKRILVTGGGTGLGKSMCEKFLSLGATVIICGRREEILKETCDEFNKKYPSKSSFKICDIKDPHLVDKMIEDIWSEAPIDVLINNAAGNFISRTEDLSHRAFDVVLDIVLHGTMYVTLACGKKWLTQNIKANVLNIVTTYAWTGSAYVVPSAMAKAGILAMTRSLAVEWGNRGVRMNAIAPGPFPTKGAWNRLVPNENLGKTLENKNPLGRPGEHHELANLASYLVSDFSGYINGEVVTIDGGEWLQGAGEFNFLKSLKEEDWANLKKNRAK from the coding sequence ATGTTCATACAAAATCTCTTAGAAAATAAAAGAATACTAGTAACCGGAGGAGGAACGGGGCTAGGAAAAAGTATGTGTGAAAAATTTCTTTCATTAGGAGCAACAGTAATTATTTGCGGCAGAAGGGAAGAGATATTAAAAGAAACATGTGACGAGTTTAATAAAAAATATCCAAGTAAATCTAGTTTTAAGATCTGTGACATAAAAGATCCTCACTTAGTAGATAAAATGATTGAAGACATTTGGAGTGAGGCTCCTATTGATGTGCTAATTAATAATGCAGCGGGAAATTTTATTTCAAGAACAGAAGATCTTTCGCATAGAGCTTTTGATGTCGTATTAGATATTGTTTTACATGGTACTATGTATGTGACTTTAGCTTGCGGCAAAAAGTGGTTAACCCAAAATATTAAGGCAAATGTTTTAAATATAGTTACTACTTATGCATGGACCGGATCTGCGTACGTAGTCCCATCAGCAATGGCAAAAGCAGGAATATTAGCAATGACAAGAAGTCTTGCTGTTGAGTGGGGTAACAGAGGTGTTCGTATGAATGCTATTGCCCCAGGTCCATTTCCTACAAAAGGCGCTTGGAATAGATTAGTGCCAAATGAAAATCTTGGGAAAACCTTGGAAAATAAAAATCCATTAGGCCGTCCTGGGGAACATCATGAACTTGCAAATCTTGCTTCATATTTAGTTTCTGATTTTTCTGGTTATATAAATGGAGAGGTTGTAACAATTGATGGCGGTGAATGGTTACAAGGTGCCGGGGAATTTAATTTCTTAAAATCCTTAAAAGAAGAAGACTGGGCAAATTTAAAGAAAAATAGAGCTAAGTAA
- the rplT gene encoding 50S ribosomal protein L20: MARVKRGFKLRRRHKRVLKLAKGYRGARSRLYRTAIQIVRRALCYAYRDRKVRKRDFRTLWIQRINAASRAHGMPYSKFMNGLKKANITLDRKQLSEIAIHDEAVFASLVKKSMAALGK, from the coding sequence ATGGCTCGTGTAAAACGTGGTTTTAAACTTCGCCGTCGTCATAAAAGAGTTTTAAAGCTTGCTAAAGGTTACCGCGGAGCTCGTAGTAGACTGTATCGTACAGCAATACAAATTGTTCGTAGAGCTCTTTGTTATGCTTATCGTGACCGTAAAGTCAGAAAACGTGATTTTCGTACTCTTTGGATTCAACGTATTAACGCTGCATCCAGAGCTCATGGAATGCCATACAGCAAATTTATGAATGGTTTAAAGAAAGCAAATATAACTTTAGACCGTAAACAATTGTCTGAAATTGCTATTCATGATGAAGCTGTTTTTGCTTCTCTTGTTAAGAAATCAATGGCAGCACTTGGAAAGTAA
- a CDS encoding formimidoylglutamase yields MTKTVLKFLEKAKINGSSRKETLGTSIKNIEYFEKNQKKLELDFNDKYIIVGVPDDRGVIENNGNPGAKEGPDRFRESFYRLYDTNLRIFNPSTHKPFTSSEVINKNCDLISSKFFDAGNLVLSKSIEETHERLSEVVNYFIKKNAKMIFVIGGGHDFSYGSYKGHVLGKQKEKIPIINLDAHFDLRPVENGKINSGTAFRRIIEDFPFNIHDGKALLEIGIQRERNPQSLYDYVFEKKIPTIEYMTLLNVWRDLFAGHAQTPLEHIRDHLDDCTTFGFDRFKGSVHISLCLDIFDQAIAPGTSASTPFGVQVKDLSQSLTFIAKSQTCRVMDIAELCPARDTHEMTSRLTAALVYRMALLREEYSSRLT; encoded by the coding sequence ATGACAAAAACTGTATTAAAATTTTTAGAAAAAGCTAAAATTAATGGAAGTAGTCGAAAAGAAACCCTTGGTACATCAATAAAAAATATTGAATATTTTGAAAAAAATCAAAAAAAATTAGAATTAGATTTTAATGATAAATATATTATAGTTGGAGTTCCTGATGACAGAGGAGTTATTGAAAATAATGGAAATCCAGGAGCTAAAGAGGGGCCGGATCGTTTTCGAGAAAGTTTCTATAGACTTTATGACACGAATTTAAGGATATTTAATCCTAGTACGCACAAACCATTTACAAGTAGTGAAGTAATTAATAAAAATTGTGATCTTATATCAAGTAAATTTTTTGATGCTGGAAATTTAGTACTTTCTAAATCAATAGAAGAAACTCATGAAAGACTTTCTGAAGTAGTAAATTATTTTATTAAAAAAAATGCGAAAATGATTTTTGTGATTGGCGGTGGTCATGATTTTAGTTATGGAAGCTACAAAGGCCATGTATTAGGAAAACAGAAAGAAAAAATACCAATTATAAATTTAGATGCGCATTTTGATTTGCGTCCTGTAGAAAATGGAAAAATTAACAGTGGAACTGCTTTTAGAAGAATTATTGAAGACTTTCCATTCAATATTCATGACGGCAAAGCTTTACTAGAAATAGGAATTCAAAGAGAAAGAAATCCTCAATCATTGTATGATTATGTATTTGAAAAAAAGATTCCAACAATTGAATATATGACTTTATTAAATGTTTGGAGAGATTTGTTTGCAGGACATGCGCAAACTCCTTTAGAACATATTCGCGATCATTTAGATGATTGTACAACTTTTGGGTTTGATCGATTTAAAGGCAGCGTGCATATTTCATTGTGTTTAGATATTTTTGATCAAGCCATTGCTCCTGGAACAAGTGCTTCAACACCATTTGGAGTTCAAGTAAAAGATTTGTCACAATCTTTAACATTTATTGCCAAATCCCAAACATGTCGTGTTATGGACATTGCAGAACTTTGCCCGGCAAGGGATACTCATGAAATGACTTCAAGATTAACAGCAGCACTCGTTTATCGTATGGCATTATTGCGTGAAGAATATTCTTCAAGATTAACTTGA
- a CDS encoding 50S ribosomal protein L35: MAKSKAKIKAKVAKSKGKVNKAIKNKKSAAKRYKLTATGLVKVPHSGKQHLAKSKNRSRKNRLKKAKIMRAESSRLVARCIPNGL; the protein is encoded by the coding sequence ATGGCAAAGTCAAAAGCTAAAATTAAAGCCAAAGTTGCTAAATCCAAAGGGAAAGTTAATAAGGCTATCAAAAATAAAAAGTCTGCAGCTAAACGTTATAAGTTAACTGCAACTGGTCTTGTTAAAGTTCCGCACAGTGGTAAGCAACACTTGGCAAAATCAAAGAACCGTAGCCGTAAAAATCGCTTGAAAAAAGCGAAAATTATGCGTGCTGAAAGTTCAAGATTAGTTGCCCGTTGTATTCCAAACGGACTCTAA
- the guaB gene encoding IMP dehydrogenase: MTIEFNKDKSLFSKKVVFDALTFDDVLLLPCYSETLPHEANVSSYISSTIKLQSPIISAAMDTVTEHELAACMARLGGLGIIHKNLTPDAQAEEVRLVKRSESGVVANPITISPLDTIQKAKLIMQQRKISGLPVVDNEKLLGIVTGRDIRFETDETRHVKDIMTERAKLIVMTKKSKDAPFDQNLFESVKSLLQKHRIKKLPVVDEHDKLVGLITRRDIENAIRYPMASKDSSGRLLVGAAVGVTPFDLEQRIPVLVEAGIDVLVIDTAHGHSKGVISTVANVRKQYGSKFSIVAGNIATGEAARALADAGADCVKVGIGPGSICTTRIVAGIGVPQISAIMNVAEALQGTNVKIIADGGIKFSGDIVKALAAGAHTVMLGGLLAGTEESPGERISFQGKVYKKYRGMGSLGAMKQGSKDRYFQGTQSDNNKLVPEGIEGQVPYKGSLNEVLHQLVGGVRAGMGYVGAKNLTELHQKAQFVKITAAGLRESHVHDVNITEEAPNYSLSRS, translated from the coding sequence ATGACCATTGAATTTAATAAAGATAAATCTCTATTTAGCAAAAAGGTAGTCTTTGACGCCTTAACTTTTGATGATGTCCTACTACTACCTTGTTATTCAGAAACTCTACCACATGAAGCAAACGTAAGTAGCTATATTTCCAGTACTATAAAACTACAAAGTCCTATCATATCGGCCGCTATGGATACAGTTACAGAACACGAACTTGCAGCATGCATGGCGAGATTAGGAGGACTTGGGATTATTCATAAAAACCTCACACCTGATGCACAAGCCGAGGAAGTTCGTTTAGTTAAAAGATCAGAAAGTGGTGTTGTTGCAAATCCAATTACAATCTCCCCTCTTGATACTATTCAAAAAGCTAAACTCATCATGCAACAAAGAAAAATTTCAGGCCTACCTGTAGTAGATAATGAAAAACTTTTGGGTATCGTCACAGGAAGAGATATTCGCTTTGAAACAGATGAAACTAGACACGTTAAAGATATCATGACTGAACGAGCAAAACTTATAGTTATGACTAAAAAAAGCAAAGATGCTCCTTTTGATCAAAATTTATTTGAAAGCGTTAAATCACTTCTACAAAAGCACAGAATCAAAAAGCTTCCAGTTGTAGATGAGCACGATAAATTAGTAGGACTGATCACAAGAAGAGATATAGAGAACGCAATTCGCTATCCTATGGCGAGCAAAGATTCTTCAGGAAGACTTTTAGTTGGGGCTGCAGTGGGCGTTACCCCCTTTGATCTAGAACAAAGAATTCCTGTATTAGTAGAAGCAGGTATTGATGTTCTTGTTATAGATACAGCTCATGGCCACAGCAAGGGCGTCATTTCAACAGTCGCAAATGTACGTAAACAATATGGTTCGAAATTTTCAATCGTCGCTGGAAATATTGCTACAGGTGAAGCCGCAAGAGCTTTAGCCGACGCTGGGGCTGACTGCGTAAAAGTTGGAATAGGACCTGGTTCTATTTGTACTACTCGTATTGTTGCTGGAATAGGCGTACCTCAAATAAGTGCAATTATGAATGTTGCTGAAGCACTGCAAGGAACTAATGTAAAAATAATCGCTGATGGTGGAATTAAATTTAGCGGAGATATTGTAAAAGCTTTAGCCGCAGGGGCTCATACTGTAATGCTAGGCGGTCTTTTAGCCGGAACAGAAGAGTCCCCGGGAGAAAGAATAAGCTTTCAAGGTAAAGTTTATAAGAAATACAGAGGAATGGGCTCTTTAGGTGCAATGAAACAAGGCTCAAAAGATCGTTATTTTCAAGGCACCCAAAGCGATAACAATAAATTAGTCCCAGAAGGAATTGAGGGGCAGGTACCTTATAAAGGATCATTAAATGAAGTGCTTCATCAATTAGTTGGTGGAGTTAGAGCCGGAATGGGTTATGTTGGAGCAAAAAATTTAACGGAACTTCATCAAAAAGCTCAATTTGTAAAAATTACTGCCGCTGGATTACGCGAAAGCCATGTTCACGATGTTAATATTACTGAAGAAGCACCAAATTATAGTTTGAGCAGAAGTTAA
- the guaA gene encoding glutamine-hydrolyzing GMP synthase: protein MILVIDFGSQFTQLVARRIREISVYSEIVPFSKAESRIIELQKQNLLSGIIFSGGPHSVYEENSPKINLDLEKIGVPILGICYGLQLINYMLGGVVSPAKNREYGFEKILISGNIGKNNPLYSVKGIEENIVWMSHGDEITELSDKLEIDSKTRNNVVSSFHHKNLPIFGVQFHPEVEHSKYGKEIIKYFVEEICNDKKVWNSNLQIERAVELIREKVDEEGPDTQVICALSGGVDSCVAAVLTQKAVGNKLLCLFINNGLLRKNEYDEVLERFQKDLNLNVKGVDASELFLSRLAGVSDPETKRKIIGNTFIDVFESETKHLPNAKFLVQGTLYPDVIESISLHGTSVTIKTHHNVGGLPEKMKFKLIEPLRELFKDEVRKLGAELNIPYDMLQRHPFPGPGLGIRVLGEVTKEKLSILREADSIFIQELKKNNLYHSTWQAFVVLLPVNSVGVMGDGRTYENVAAIRCVSATDGMTADWSKLPYDFLAHVSSRIINEVKGINRVVYDISTKPPATIEWE from the coding sequence ATGATACTTGTTATTGATTTCGGCTCACAATTTACTCAATTAGTCGCAAGAAGAATTAGAGAAATTTCTGTTTACTCTGAAATAGTCCCATTTAGTAAAGCAGAATCAAGAATTATTGAATTACAAAAACAGAACTTACTTTCAGGAATTATTTTTTCTGGTGGGCCACATAGTGTTTATGAAGAAAACTCACCAAAAATTAATCTAGATCTAGAGAAAATTGGAGTACCAATTCTTGGTATATGCTACGGACTACAATTAATTAATTATATGCTTGGAGGCGTTGTATCACCAGCAAAAAATAGAGAATATGGCTTCGAAAAAATATTAATTTCAGGGAATATTGGGAAAAATAATCCATTATATTCTGTTAAAGGCATCGAAGAAAACATTGTTTGGATGAGTCATGGAGATGAAATTACTGAGCTTTCTGACAAATTAGAAATAGATTCTAAAACTAGAAATAATGTTGTTTCTTCATTTCACCATAAAAATTTACCAATTTTTGGTGTTCAATTTCATCCCGAAGTGGAACATTCAAAATATGGGAAAGAAATTATAAAATATTTCGTAGAAGAAATTTGTAACGATAAAAAAGTCTGGAACAGCAATTTGCAAATCGAAAGAGCTGTTGAATTAATACGTGAAAAAGTAGACGAAGAAGGGCCTGACACACAAGTTATATGTGCATTAAGTGGCGGTGTTGATTCTTGTGTAGCTGCAGTTTTAACACAAAAAGCAGTTGGTAATAAATTATTGTGTTTATTTATTAATAATGGCCTTTTAAGAAAAAATGAATACGATGAAGTTTTAGAAAGATTCCAAAAAGATTTAAATTTAAATGTAAAAGGAGTTGATGCTTCAGAGTTATTCTTATCAAGATTAGCTGGGGTATCAGACCCAGAAACTAAACGTAAAATAATTGGAAATACCTTTATAGATGTTTTTGAATCAGAAACTAAACATCTTCCAAATGCTAAATTCTTAGTACAAGGAACTTTATATCCTGATGTTATAGAATCTATTTCACTTCATGGCACAAGTGTTACGATAAAAACTCATCATAATGTTGGTGGTTTGCCCGAAAAAATGAAATTTAAATTGATTGAACCATTACGTGAGCTATTTAAAGATGAAGTAAGAAAATTAGGTGCTGAATTAAATATTCCATATGATATGCTTCAACGACATCCATTTCCAGGACCAGGATTAGGAATTAGAGTTTTAGGCGAAGTAACAAAAGAAAAATTAAGTATCTTAAGAGAAGCTGATTCTATTTTTATCCAAGAATTAAAAAAGAACAACTTATATCATTCAACTTGGCAAGCTTTCGTAGTATTATTGCCCGTAAATTCGGTAGGAGTAATGGGTGATGGACGTACGTATGAAAATGTTGCGGCTATTCGATGCGTTAGCGCTACAGATGGAATGACTGCAGATTGGAGTAAATTACCTTACGACTTCCTTGCACATGTTTCTTCTAGGATAATTAATGAGGTAAAAGGTATTAATAGAGTTGTTTATGATATAAGTACAAAACCACCAGCAACAATTGAGTGGGAATAG
- a CDS encoding FAD-dependent oxidoreductase has protein sequence MPITNSLLKSYESKIVEIQNIDAQYLLFKCERPKNFNFNSGQYASIEINDDIGTCEFLYSIASSSEETNFLEFCIQVNTQSRASTFWRKLKIGELLRINNLGGTEMITDYSHPIVMIAGGSGIAPFRAIIHDLFIYKKTSGSENITLIYGVKKSSAMPYQKEFKDIEKQFSNNLKLILSSEEVQDNTISKGNLITAIETNITNLDKKSEFYICGSLNMIQTVKDKLIEHKIPSKQIFHEY, from the coding sequence ATGCCAATTACAAATAGTTTACTTAAATCATATGAATCTAAAATAGTAGAAATTCAAAATATAGATGCACAATATCTCCTTTTTAAATGCGAAAGGCCAAAGAATTTTAATTTCAATTCTGGTCAGTATGCATCAATCGAAATAAATGATGACATAGGGACATGTGAGTTTCTATACTCAATTGCGAGTTCAAGTGAAGAAACAAATTTTTTAGAATTTTGTATTCAAGTTAATACTCAAAGTAGAGCATCTACTTTTTGGAGAAAATTAAAAATCGGTGAACTTCTAAGAATAAATAATTTAGGAGGAACTGAAATGATTACTGATTACTCACATCCTATAGTTATGATTGCAGGAGGCTCTGGGATTGCTCCATTTAGAGCAATTATTCATGATTTGTTTATTTATAAAAAAACATCTGGTTCTGAAAATATAACATTAATTTATGGTGTAAAAAAATCTTCTGCAATGCCATACCAAAAAGAATTTAAAGACATAGAAAAACAATTTAGTAATAATTTAAAATTAATTTTATCAAGTGAAGAGGTTCAAGATAATACTATATCAAAAGGTAATTTAATAACTGCAATAGAAACTAATATTACTAATTTAGATAAAAAATCTGAATTTTACATTTGCGGTTCTTTAAATATGATTCAAACAGTTAAAGATAAACTAATAGAACATAAGATTCCATCTAAACAGATTTTCCATGAATATTAA
- a CDS encoding glycosyltransferase family 9 protein has protein sequence MDETKLIRNVVISRTDNIGDVVLTLPLAGILKEYIPEVKIFFLGKKYTEPIISASKHIDHFLNWDLLKDSKNLASEFNKNKIDTIFHVFPNREIAKAAFTAKVKNRIGTNRRIFHWLYCNKKVNLTRKNSQLHESQLNTILLSPINITKAFSLSDLSSYYGLSKFKSLNRNFINLIDSSKFNLILHPKSKGSAREWSKKNFIDLANSLSGKEYQIFFSGSKEEQPFIENEIIPYCNSSKSIAGIFDLPEFISFINLCDGLIANSTGPLHIASALGKKTIGLYPPIKSMTPQRWAPVGFNANFIVGKSSIENQNCQNPCLVTQNCVCMNSILPKNVIDIISTWRKNLE, from the coding sequence ATGGATGAAACAAAGCTTATTAGAAATGTAGTAATCAGCAGAACAGATAATATAGGAGATGTTGTTCTTACGTTACCTTTGGCAGGAATATTAAAAGAATATATTCCTGAAGTAAAAATTTTTTTCCTTGGAAAAAAATATACTGAACCTATTATTTCAGCTTCTAAACATATTGATCATTTTTTAAATTGGGACCTTTTAAAAGATTCTAAAAATTTAGCTTCAGAATTCAATAAAAACAAAATTGATACTATTTTTCACGTTTTTCCAAATAGAGAAATTGCTAAGGCCGCTTTCACTGCTAAAGTTAAGAATAGAATAGGAACCAACAGACGAATTTTTCATTGGCTTTATTGTAACAAAAAAGTTAACTTAACTAGAAAAAATTCTCAATTACATGAATCTCAATTAAATACAATTTTATTATCTCCTATAAACATTACAAAAGCATTTTCTCTTAGTGATCTTTCTAGTTACTATGGTTTATCAAAATTTAAATCTCTTAACAGAAATTTCATAAATTTAATTGATTCATCTAAATTTAATTTAATTTTGCATCCTAAATCAAAAGGTAGTGCTAGAGAATGGTCTAAAAAAAATTTTATTGATTTAGCAAATTCACTTTCAGGAAAGGAATATCAAATATTTTTTTCTGGTAGTAAAGAAGAACAACCATTTATAGAAAATGAAATTATACCATATTGTAATTCTAGCAAAAGTATAGCTGGAATATTTGATTTACCAGAATTTATATCGTTTATTAATTTATGTGATGGACTTATAGCAAATAGCACTGGGCCATTACACATTGCATCAGCCCTTGGCAAAAAAACAATTGGTTTATATCCACCAATTAAATCCATGACACCACAACGCTGGGCGCCAGTTGGTTTTAATGCAAATTTCATTGTTGGAAAAAGCAGTATTGAAAATCAAAATTGTCAAAATCCCTGTTTAGTAACACAAAATTGTGTTTGCATGAATTCTATACTACCAAAAAATGTAATAGATATTATTTCAACTTGGAGAAAAAATTTAGAATAG
- a CDS encoding glycosyltransferase family 2 protein, whose protein sequence is MNIYDFANFVPEKEKLTAVIITLNEERNIARCIRSLKFVNEIILIDSGSTDKTVEIANTFSNVTIISTEWFGFVENKQIGIDHASHDWILWVDADEEVPEALAEEWITRINAGTFHETAAIDFPRKTFFLGHWVKHSGWYPGRVIRFFHKRRAYLSQNILHEGVIPKPGYTIEHFKTDLLHYSYTSLYQYFDKMNKYGLAGAKEIVRKKKIVFLPQIILQPIWTFFRFYFLKKGFLDGRIGLIICIGSAFSNFIKYSNYFFMKKYKYVDLYNKKNLT, encoded by the coding sequence ATGAATATTTATGATTTTGCTAATTTTGTTCCGGAAAAAGAAAAATTAACCGCAGTAATCATTACTTTGAATGAAGAAAGAAATATTGCGCGATGCATTAGATCTTTAAAATTTGTTAATGAAATTATTTTAATTGATTCAGGAAGCACTGATAAAACTGTTGAAATTGCAAATACTTTTAGCAATGTTACGATAATTTCTACTGAATGGTTTGGTTTTGTTGAAAATAAGCAAATAGGCATAGACCATGCAAGTCATGACTGGATTTTATGGGTTGATGCTGATGAAGAAGTTCCTGAGGCTCTAGCAGAGGAATGGATCACTAGAATTAATGCAGGGACTTTTCATGAAACAGCAGCAATTGATTTCCCTAGAAAAACTTTTTTCTTAGGGCACTGGGTTAAACACTCTGGTTGGTATCCTGGAAGAGTTATCCGTTTTTTTCATAAAAGAAGAGCTTATTTGAGCCAAAATATTCTTCATGAAGGAGTTATTCCTAAACCTGGATATACAATTGAGCATTTTAAGACTGATCTTTTGCATTATTCATATACATCTCTTTACCAATATTTTGATAAAATGAATAAATATGGACTTGCAGGTGCGAAAGAAATAGTTAGAAAGAAAAAAATAGTTTTTTTACCACAAATAATTTTGCAACCAATATGGACCTTTTTTAGATTTTATTTCCTAAAAAAAGGCTTTTTAGATGGAAGAATTGGTTTAATTATTTGTATAGGATCTGCTTTTTCAAATTTTATAAAATATTCTAACTACTTTTTTATGAAAAAATACAAATATGTTGATTTATATAATAAAAAAAATCTAACCTAG
- a CDS encoding acyl-CoA dehydrogenase family protein, with the protein MKTNNISSKMWGKDIFWGLGYEFDPQWTLTKRQKELQNNLIIICKEIIRPQAIECDKNLTFPKESFNALSKLGLLGLTIPIELGGLGENHTCAAMIVETIARYGCPSTAMCYVMHIAALSALLLHASNNSTFKNLLSRINNEVLIGTIAYSDPSTGSHAWFPKSSNSQETKNGWKVFKKASWVTSGGFADWYLIQTTSHEFQGDYSKLSCYLLFQNEVTTNPSIWKGLGMRGNQSGPLEVDGIEIPKDRIVGKPNEASKTNNESPDIFYLLCSSACWNGVAMGLIDLGTKHTTKKKHEDIGMRIADYPSIQDYFGEMIAETNNCRLNCFFLADILDKKTDNCNWNLYDNDNFYPRSEMMTWFWQLKLNCTTNVSNNSDKVLHACGGSGYKPELEVERYLRDAKAGWIMAPTNEVLKQLIGKLALLGPESLDAWNQKVNETVLNNEINKMGKDKMREFGEFLIKKALS; encoded by the coding sequence ATGAAAACAAACAATATATCCTCTAAAATGTGGGGCAAAGATATCTTTTGGGGGCTTGGTTATGAATTTGATCCACAATGGACTCTTACAAAAAGACAAAAAGAATTACAAAATAATTTAATAATTATTTGTAAAGAAATTATTAGACCACAAGCTATTGAATGTGATAAAAATTTAACCTTTCCAAAAGAAAGTTTTAATGCATTATCAAAGTTAGGTTTACTTGGACTAACTATACCTATCGAACTAGGTGGCTTAGGCGAAAATCATACTTGCGCAGCAATGATAGTAGAAACTATCGCTAGATATGGTTGTCCAAGTACGGCTATGTGTTATGTAATGCATATTGCTGCTTTAAGTGCTTTACTGCTTCATGCAAGTAATAATTCAACATTTAAAAATCTTTTATCAAGAATAAATAATGAAGTATTAATTGGGACTATTGCTTATTCAGATCCATCTACAGGAAGTCATGCATGGTTTCCTAAATCTTCAAATTCACAAGAAACAAAAAATGGATGGAAAGTTTTTAAAAAAGCATCTTGGGTAACTTCAGGAGGATTTGCAGATTGGTATTTAATACAGACAACTAGTCATGAATTTCAAGGAGATTACTCAAAACTTTCTTGTTACCTTTTATTTCAGAACGAAGTAACAACAAATCCTTCGATTTGGAAAGGATTAGGAATGAGAGGAAATCAATCTGGACCATTGGAAGTAGATGGAATAGAAATTCCAAAAGATAGAATTGTTGGTAAGCCAAATGAAGCTAGTAAGACAAATAATGAATCTCCTGATATTTTTTACTTACTCTGTTCTTCAGCATGTTGGAACGGAGTTGCAATGGGCTTAATAGACTTAGGAACAAAGCATACGACAAAGAAAAAACATGAAGACATTGGCATGAGAATTGCCGATTACCCAAGTATTCAAGATTATTTTGGAGAAATGATTGCAGAAACTAATAATTGCAGACTAAACTGTTTTTTTCTGGCTGATATTCTAGATAAAAAAACAGATAATTGTAATTGGAATCTCTATGATAATGACAATTTTTATCCAAGATCTGAGATGATGACTTGGTTTTGGCAATTAAAGTTAAATTGTACGACAAATGTTTCAAATAATTCGGATAAAGTTTTACATGCCTGTGGCGGAAGTGGGTATAAACCCGAGCTTGAAGTTGAAAGATATTTGAGAGACGCAAAAGCTGGTTGGATTATGGCTCCCACAAATGAAGTCTTAAAACAGCTAATTGGAAAACTTGCGTTATTAGGTCCTGAGTCCCTAGATGCATGGAATCAAAAAGTTAATGAAACTGTTTTAAATAACGAAATAAATAAAATGGGCAAAGATAAAATGCGTGAATTTGGAGAGTTTTTAATAAAAAAAGCTTTATCCTAA